ATATGGATAAATTACGGTTTTTCAGGTTGGCTGAACGAGTGATCAACATAATTTGTTTCACTTTAAGGCCATCCAGAGGTCTGAATGAAGACACACCTCTGGATGTAGAAAGACTCCAGTTTGCTGTAGTCCATCCCAAAGCCTTGCTGCTCCATGAACTTCTGGATGTCAGGGTTGGACTTCCTGTGGATCACAGAGGCAGAAAGTGGAAGTGTTTTTATTGATGTGCTTGATGTTGGCCAAGACACAGCCTACAGTACGGTTTCTGTGATTTCATTTCCATTGAGTGTCAAACAAGCCAGTGTCACATGGCTGTTGGCTATTGACAATTATTGTGGACATAAATGTGTAGTGGATGAGGAGTCTGTGGTTAAGTGGGTGCTGAATATGTTAACTGTAACTCCCATTGGAAAATGCATGTTAAATGTCCCTGTCTCACCAGCAGCTGAAGTCGACCTCGTCTCCTCCCAGATGGACGTAGGCATCAGGGAACACTGTGTTGACTTCCTTGAAGAACATCCTCATAAAGTCATAGGTGGTGTTGAGCATGGGGTTGACCGGTCCGAACGAACCAGAGGTGCTGGCTCCAGAGTAACAGGGGGTCAGCAGGTCCTTCTGCCCTggaaggggtgagggggagggaagaaTGAGTGAGAAGGGTGCATTCGAGAGGAAGGAGGTGTCATTTGGTGCAGATAACACCAATGCAATATTAGGTAGCTGCATATTTCAGTTAAATTCTTACAAAAAGATTATGAAATTGTGCATGTCTAAAGGACAAAAGACAACCCTGACCCCCTAGAAATGAACCCCTCGATACAGCCAGAAAATGTTCATCTGAATGACCCCACATtcacctttgccccatgactgagtgtgcccaggggtgtcaaactcaggGACAACCCGAATGCCCCTTAGGCGAGCAAACTCGATGATCATCTTCACATCAGAAGGCGTGTACACATGTGTGTACGGGTGGTATGCTCCCTGCAGTCACAGGATAGAAACAGTTATCTACACACATTTGACATTTATATGAAACATGCATAATTTATGCACGTCCTGTACTTCATGATCACAATGAAGTTCAGACTGGTTATATATCCCTACATCTATTATTACAGATGTGTTAGCAATATGATGGCTCTACCTAGCCCTCCAATAGGCCTTGTGAAGCACCAACCATATTCTTTTCACATTTCACTTTCGCCATATCCCCTTCACCCATCTAGTCCTTTCAGGTGTGGGAAACTGAAGGCATATCAGCTGAAATGGGACCAGGATATCAATAACAATGCCCATCTACTCACATGTTGACTCAGCTGGGGGAAGGTACGACTCAGGTAAGGGAAGGAGGGGTCATCTACTATGTGCCAGTGGAAAACATTGAATTTGTTCCACGCCATGGTTTCCTGTGTATGGATTAGGGGAGaacattgtaagtcgctctggataagagcgtctgctaaatgacttaaatgtaaatgtaaatgttatgagTATGATGTTATGTTATGCCATTATTAGAAATTGAAAATGATTTGATCATATGGCCAACGCAAACATTTAACCATAACAACAGAGTGAACTGAAATCAGGATCCATATATCGTCCTCTCACCAGATTGGCTAAAATGACTTTGATGGGCAGGAAGTGACGAGAGGTATCCAATAAGAGGCCTCGATGTGCAAACCGCGGGAAGTCGTGAATGTCTGTCCTATTGATGCTTTTCtgtgagaaaaaaaacaaaaatgtaaaatgaAATTATTATTGAAATATTGGTACAATTTACACAATGAATACTGAGTCACTGAGGCCAAAACCACAATGTTTAATTGAAAATAGCTTGCTAAATTGAGGGCAACTGAATGTCCAAATGTGTTGATGCAATACAAACACTTGGCATAATAACAAATTAAAACCGGTGAGGTAGTGTACTTCCGTAATCATACGACTGGTGTTCAGACATGGGTGAGGCCTCCTGGTTGAATGTAGCAAACTATTCACATGGCACTAACACAAACTTACTGCTCCATATTCATCCTTATACACCAACTGGCTAAAAGTCTCCAGACCTAGCAATTAAGAAACGAGACACAGACAAGGGTTAATCAACAGAGTCACAATCGCAACGATTGCAAAGACATGCTTTACAACTAGGGATGTGCACCTTACCATTTCAAGAGGATTCGATACGTACCTAGATGTATGGGCTGCGATACCATATAGGACAGATACGTTTTTAGTTTGAAACGATTTGTGAGTCGGTTTGATATGTGGTGTGTGTAAATTATGGATGTCTATAGTGCATGTACTATGTAGGCTCCTGAGttgagccataagggagactaggcaTCTACCATCTCattaccactatcagattaggggAGTGCACTGTAGCCGGGTTTTGGTCCCCCCACTTTGGTTATGAaaccaccatcacacacacacttgtcattTTTGCAGATGAAATGTTTGAGACAGCTAATTTCTAAACGATAAATATTGATTCTATGACAAGGCCAATACATAGCACAACTTTAGATTTCACCCCCCCACATATCAAAATCAAATGAGTTTGATCATTTGGAAGTTAACAGAGtgatcttctcttctctcacttcTGCCACACAGTTCTCCTCGCAAAAGTGATTGCTGTCCTCGTTATGAAGTTATGAACTTTACCCTGTATATTAAAAAACGACCAAATACTCAGATATTTTAGAGCAAAACTACCAACACTattgcagacgctcttatccagagggacttacaggagcaattagggttaagtgccttgctcaagggcacatcaacagatgtcACCTAATCATCTCTGGGATTTGAACCGGCaagctttcggttactggcccaacctcttaaccgctagactacctgctgcacAGTGCGCAGTTTGATTAGGCTACTGATATCACCTGGAGTTGTTCTGCATTCAAAATGACTTGtagatcaacaacaaaaaaatagttAGATGCAGTTTGACACTGAAGGGTAGGCCTTCAGTTGTCACAATAGATGGTCTTTTCGGAAGGTATGAAGAACATAATATGAGCAACTACAACAAATTGAACTTCTGATTCAGAACGTTTGAATAGATTTTCTGACCGATGCATGCTACATTTGGGCCAGTTTGGGGTCCGCGAACCAATGCACTTGTATCTTAAACATTTGGATCTGTGACCGATGGGTATCGGTGAATTGTTACATCCCCATTTAAAACACACTGCTGCAAACTGGGTATGTCTCAAATCAAAGTTTGCCATATGCACAGGATACAGTGTAGTGTTGTCAAcagtacaatgaaatgcttacttgcaagcttTCCTCTCAGGACAACAGTACTATACAAAGTATAAGTCTCAAAGATCAGGTTCTGGAGATAGAAAGTACTAGAAAGTACTGTAGCTCTCAAGGTCTAGACACAAGAAACTCTAAAGGCAACCACAAAAGTTGCACATGGGTTatgaaaacaataaacaataaaggTTTATTATAGTATGAAAATAGAGGATGTCGTGACGGTCTTGAACAAACCTCTTCATCAGAATATAAAGAGTGTGTAGAATAAAAGCCATGACCCCTACCTCTCAGAGCTCCCCACACCTTAGGTGCTTTCAGCACAGCAACAGGAGAGTCCACTGACAGTTTGTCTGTGGAAAGGCAGAGAGAACACAGTCCTATGTTGTGTTTTAAAATGTGTCAACATCCAATAATGCAAATTGATTCAAAGACATACATTTGTCATGGTTACCCATCTAGGTAAGTGAATGTTTCTTCTTTGATGTGTAAGTAAATACGTTCATTTCTCTATTAGTTTGGGGCCTTGAAACTCATCCACGACCAAACATGCATGTGTACTACTGGTGTGCATTCATGAAACAGTAGCTAAGGGCCTTCACAACAAAGATCTGACCGTAGAATAAATCCATCATCTCCAAGACAATCCAGGTAATCCCTCTGTGGGATAATCTCAATTGCATTTTCTTGATTCCTTGCGTCTGCTCTTCTCGACTGCATCTCAAAACTCAGAGGTCCTGCCCTTCTGACCATCTCATCCAATGGGCCTCCCTCTTGGTCTACTACTGACGTAAAATATACTGGCAGGCTTAAACTACACCAGAGGATAATACTCCCCTAAACACTGGTGTGGGATGATGAGACCTGGATCCCTCTGGGGAGGCCCCTCCACTATACGACTGAAGTCTCTTACATTTGCATATATCCTGCTCCAGTCCCAAACTTGAAAACATGTGCCCATAGTCACAGAGTCTcaggagtgctgatctgggattAGGTCCCCCCCTGACCATATGCTTTAGAAATCAGATCCTGTGTTAGCACACTCTGAAAGTCTTTGTGCATACGGACCCCGTCTTAGAACTCCAGCACCCGTCTTTtcttactagcactgactttgctcaCAGCGGTTTTATTGTGGTAAAATGTACATATTATGACTGAGATATGTAGTTCTCTCCCCTAGCTACCTTAagatgtgtaacagtatagcttccgtccatctcctcgcccctacctgcactcaaaccagggaccctctgcacacgtcgacaactgcctcccacgaagcatcgttacccatcttTCGACAAATGCCGCAGCCCTTgctgagcaaggggaacaactacttcaaggtctcagagtgagtgatgtCAAAGATTGAGACGCTGTTAACGCACACTGTTAACGCACACTGTTAACGCACACTGTTAACGCACACTGTTAACGCACACTGTTAACGCACACTGTTAACGCACACTGTTAacgcacaccccgctaactaactagccatttcacatcagttacaaaTGCACtataattgtaagtcgctctggataagagtgtctgctaaatgactaaaatggaaGACAAACACCATGCCTGTGAACTCACATGACTCGTCAGATGTCACACTGGGGTAGCTGTCACACTCAGAGTCAGCTGATGTGATCCACACCTGTAATTCAGACATGTCAGAGGCCAATGCCTTTTTGCTCTTGTTTTGCCCTTGTTTTCTGGAACTGGTAAAGATGTACTCATCATACCTGAAGGAAGGAGGAACAAAACCAGTGTGTCATGTTTGTGTGACAATTGGTCTAGAACCCCAGGAAGATAAGAAATGTAAGTAGAATATCTATCCATAATACACTTCAGCAGCAAGCCACTTGTATTTATACATTCTTTTATCTAGTACTTTTGAAAAACATTCAGATTGATACATCTGTAGgcctaataaaatacaaatggacTCCAGGCATTTAAAGCAAACGTTATTCAAATGGGACATCTGCAGTTTAAACAATAATAAGAGACACCTTTTGGGGTCAACAGTTTAGTGTTGGAGCTGGAGAAATGGACCGCTTCATTCATAAACTCATGAGGCAATTCatttatattcttcaataatcaatgggtaCATTCATTTAAGAGTAAAACTACTGATGTAGCAACCGCATATTGCCACTTTAAAAGGAGCTGACGCAAAACAAACAAATCATGAAAGCATGCCGATTGATGCCTGTTACTTACCCGACTCGGTCGTCTTACCTTCGATATGCATTTTGAAGAAGTCTGCAGCTCGCACCAGAAGACGATTCTTTAGCGTCGAATATATGGAAGCTAGCACCGCTGAGTTTGAATACTACCGTGGATATTTTGACTTTCTGAGGCAACGGCCAAAGAGATCCATATGGAGAATCACCCAGAGTTGGCTCCTCGTCTATCTCGTCATTATAATCATAATCTTGCGTTGCCCAGCAGACAACAACCGCGAGCAACAAAGCTGCAAACTTCAGCGTCGCAAACATGATGTGCTATGGTGTTGCCAGTCGGCTGACAACTGGCAAGACTGCATTAGCCTCGAGCGGGTGGGgcttgaatcaatgtggaaataGGACCAAATCATATAAGACATGTCTTTATTTATATATTGAGCCATGAGACAGTAAATCACTGAAAACCGAACATTTGTTTGGTTAATGGTCAAGCAGCCAGTGTAATATGTGACCACAGGGACTGGCTAGATGACCTTTCAATCTAGCTATCTGAGGACTTTCAACTCATAAATCATGTAAATGAAATATAAATACATTATATATGAGTTAGAGGTCCTCAAGATAGCTAGGCTATTTATTGTAAATACTTACTATAAGTATGAGTGTCTAGAATATCTCCAAACACATTACAACATGATTATGTTTATTTGCTCTCATCCCCACCCGATGGATTAAAGTCTTATTGCCACATAAATAGATCGGTTAAAAAAAGCATATGGAGAAAATACATAAGCAGGTTGAGGGATAATCTAGCCAGTACCTATGGTCACATATTACACCTGCTGCCTGAACATTGACCAAACGAATGTTCAGTGAGTGAGTAAGAAGACTTGATAATATGACTCCTTGCTCTTTGAACGTTCTCGAATCAACTAACCTTTTCTCAAGCTTTCATTTTCTCCAGCAAGTGGCGATGTTGTCACAAAAACAGTCATGTTTCACAAAGTTGTTTCAGACTCTAATGAAGTTTTCATTCAGTCTCACATCAATCTCAACAATATCTCACCATTTCACAATGTCTAAGTGGATTAATTATTTGTGACAATATGTTTCAAGCAGTAAAACGTTTGAAATGTTGCCAATGTTGCATGCCAAAATGACCTATATCCATCTAAACGTACTGtcccgtgtctgtctgtccattaTACTTTACAAATATGAACACATTTAGGTGTAAAGACCCTGGCAGGCAAAATATATATTCCACATAATTTGTATACTAGACTATGTTGGGTCATGGCCAGGCCTCTGGTCACGTGTATATTGGCACACACGTAC
The sequence above is drawn from the Oncorhynchus gorbuscha isolate QuinsamMale2020 ecotype Even-year linkage group LG11, OgorEven_v1.0, whole genome shotgun sequence genome and encodes:
- the LOC123989307 gene encoding beta-hexosaminidase subunit beta-like isoform X2 encodes the protein MSELQVWITSADSECDSYPSVTSDESYKLSVDSPVAVLKAPKVWGALRGLETFSQLVYKDEYGAKSINRTDIHDFPRFAHRGLLLDTSRHFLPIKVILANLETMAWNKFNVFHWHIVDDPSFPYLSRTFPQLSQHGAYHPYTHVYTPSDVKMIIEFARLRGIRVVPEFDTPGHTQSWGKGQKDLLTPCYSGASTSGSFGPVNPMLNTTYDFMRMFFKEVNTVFPDAYVHLGGDEVDFSCWKSNPDIQKFMEQQGFGMDYSKLESFYIQRLLDIVTTTNKGYMIWQEVFDNGVKLKSDTVVHVWMGNKVEEELQKVTEAGFTTILSAPWYLDYISYGQDWQKFYRAEPLSFKGTDAQKKLVIGGEACLWGEYVDATNLTPRLWPRASAVGERLWSDRDVRDLNDAYSRLAKHRCRMVQRGIPAEPLFTGYCAHEYKGV
- the LOC123989307 gene encoding beta-hexosaminidase subunit beta-like isoform X1 codes for the protein MFATLKFAALLLAVVVCWATQDYDYNDEIDEEPTLGDSPYGSLWPLPQKVKISTVVFKLSGASFHIFDAKESSSGASCRLLQNAYRRYDEYIFTSSRKQGQNKSKKALASDMSELQVWITSADSECDSYPSVTSDESYKLSVDSPVAVLKAPKVWGALRGLETFSQLVYKDEYGAKSINRTDIHDFPRFAHRGLLLDTSRHFLPIKVILANLETMAWNKFNVFHWHIVDDPSFPYLSRTFPQLSQHGAYHPYTHVYTPSDVKMIIEFARLRGIRVVPEFDTPGHTQSWGKGQKDLLTPCYSGASTSGSFGPVNPMLNTTYDFMRMFFKEVNTVFPDAYVHLGGDEVDFSCWKSNPDIQKFMEQQGFGMDYSKLESFYIQRLLDIVTTTNKGYMIWQEVFDNGVKLKSDTVVHVWMGNKVEEELQKVTEAGFTTILSAPWYLDYISYGQDWQKFYRAEPLSFKGTDAQKKLVIGGEACLWGEYVDATNLTPRLWPRASAVGERLWSDRDVRDLNDAYSRLAKHRCRMVQRGIPAEPLFTGYCAHEYKGV